The genomic stretch AAGGAGTTCCCGGCTCCGGATTCCAGCCCATGGTGCCAGCGGTCGATCCGTTCAGGCCAGCTGGGCGATGTGCACGTCGGGAATAGAGGTTCCGAGAAAGCGCTCGGCCAGTTCCTGGAAGCGCTGGGGCCGGTCGCTCACATAGCATTCGAAGGTCCCATGGCCGGCGGTATTGAGCAGCCCGCGATCCCGGAGGACCTCCAGCGACATCTCCGCGATGGAATGGGCGGAGTCGATGATGCGGATTCCGTCATGGTCCAGTATCTGCCGGATGGATTCCGTAAAGAGCGGGTAGTGGGTGCAGCCCAGGATGAGGCTGTCGATGCCGCTGCCTTCGAATCTTTCCAGGTAGATGGACAGCGTGTCGCGGGCCACCCTGTTATCGGTCCAGCCCTCCTCCGCCAGCGGCACCAGGAGGGGACAGGCCTCGGAACTTACCTTCACGTCGCTACCGCGCGTGCGGATGGCCTTCTCGTATGCGCCTGAACCCACGGTCGCCAGGGTGCCGATGACCCCGATGTGGCGGCTCCCCTTCTCCTGCAGGGCGGCCTGCGTGCCCGCGGTAATCACATCCAGCACCGGGATATCCCCCGCCTCCTCTACGATGAGCT from Balneolaceae bacterium encodes the following:
- the murI gene encoding glutamate racemase, which gives rise to MSDSQAPIGIFDSGIGGLTVVKAVREALPGEHIIYFGDTARVPYGIKSEETVRGYALQITRFLLERDVKMILIACNTVSASAKELIVEEAGDIPVLDVITAGTQAALQEKGSRHIGVIGTLATVGSGAYEKAIRTRGSDVKVSSEACPLLVPLAEEGWTDNRVARDTLSIYLERFEGSGIDSLILGCTHYPLFTESIRQILDHDGIRIIDSAHSIAEMSLEVLRDRGLLNTAGHGTFECYVSDRPQRFQELAERFLGTSIPDVHIAQLA